Proteins encoded by one window of Halorubrum ruber:
- a CDS encoding metal-dependent hydrolase family protein codes for MAKGGTHLFTGGRVADAEGTRRADVAVVDGEIAAVGDPETVADAVADVPDEDLEPVDASDRVVAPGLIDAHVHVMMDGRPDVSTAVSDSDYTASYRAASNLEAAVSNGVTTVRDLGSRGTLALDAGEAVAAGEIDGPRVLACGRNVIMTGGHGNWFGREADGPAEVRKAAREQLKAGADVLKCMATGGVLTEGAVTGAPELTPEELAAFTDAAAPTDTPTAAHAHGEVGIKNAVEAGISSVEHGTFMDREAAEMMAERGTYWVPTASALRGIVDNGVEAGIPEDAVAKAEDAADRFDDAWDHALDAGVSIAMGTDAGTPFNFFADIPQEMAYMVDYGLSPERALEAATVNAADLLGLDDVGRVAEGYVADLVLLDADPTEDVAAWQDPEAVFARGERVK; via the coding sequence ATGGCAAAAGGAGGCACACACCTGTTCACCGGCGGTCGAGTCGCGGACGCGGAGGGAACACGGCGGGCGGACGTGGCGGTCGTCGACGGCGAGATCGCCGCGGTCGGCGATCCGGAGACGGTCGCGGACGCGGTCGCCGACGTCCCGGACGAGGACCTCGAACCCGTCGACGCGAGTGACCGCGTCGTCGCGCCCGGGCTGATCGACGCGCACGTCCACGTCATGATGGACGGGCGCCCGGACGTCTCGACCGCGGTGTCCGACAGCGACTACACCGCGAGCTACCGCGCCGCGAGCAACCTCGAAGCCGCCGTCTCGAACGGCGTCACGACCGTCCGCGACCTCGGGAGCCGCGGGACGCTCGCGCTCGACGCGGGCGAGGCGGTCGCCGCCGGCGAGATCGACGGCCCCCGGGTCCTCGCGTGCGGCCGCAACGTGATCATGACCGGCGGCCACGGCAACTGGTTCGGCCGCGAGGCGGACGGCCCCGCGGAGGTGCGGAAGGCGGCCCGCGAGCAGCTGAAGGCCGGCGCGGACGTGCTCAAGTGCATGGCCACCGGCGGCGTCCTCACCGAGGGCGCGGTGACGGGCGCCCCCGAGCTCACGCCCGAGGAGCTGGCCGCGTTCACCGACGCGGCCGCGCCGACCGACACCCCCACGGCAGCCCACGCCCACGGCGAGGTGGGGATTAAGAATGCGGTCGAGGCCGGCATCTCCAGCGTCGAGCACGGGACGTTCATGGACCGCGAGGCCGCCGAGATGATGGCCGAGCGCGGCACCTACTGGGTGCCGACCGCGAGCGCGCTCCGCGGTATCGTCGACAACGGCGTCGAGGCCGGCATCCCCGAGGACGCCGTCGCGAAGGCCGAGGACGCCGCGGACCGCTTCGACGACGCGTGGGACCACGCGCTGGACGCCGGGGTTTCGATCGCGATGGGCACCGACGCGGGCACCCCGTTCAACTTCTTCGCGGACATTCCCCAAGAGATGGCGTACATGGTCGACTACGGGCTCTCCCCCGAGCGGGCGCTGGAGGCCGCCACCGTCAACGCCGCCGACCTGCTCGGGCTCGACGACGTCGGGCGGGTCGCGGAAGGGTACGTGGCGGATCTGGTCCTCCTTGACGCCGACCCGACCGAGGACGTCGCGGCGTGGCAGGACCCCGAGGCGGTGTTCGCGCGCGGCGAGCGCGTGAAATAG
- a CDS encoding GntP family permease, whose product MVPIPLQAAVEFAHSPLLTFIIGLIIVVALLVWLDLPAFIGLIISAFLVGVVNTIFVADFTAADAGSQVATAFGNGMAGIGIPILMAAVIGKGMLESGAAQRIVRGFQNVLGEGNSDVALLGSSSVLAIPVFFDSVFYLMAPLARSMRARVGRDYTLFIVVVGAGAATTHVFVPPTPGPLAVADQVGSNLGTTILVGLAVAIPAAIVSGIVYGRWINSRLDIPLRDTMATSTEELQEVADRSTSELPGVLESLAPILLAVVLIASSTAVNTFQEVVPALASLQPVTDFLGNKNVALTIAALAAAYTFYRYEAMTQSEWSDELTEALRSGGNIAAITAAGGAFGALLAASGIGDYLAGALQEVGIGLLVTAWLIAAIVRIAQGSATAAMLTAAGIMAPLTGQLTVHPAYLVMVIGAGGNIFSWFNDSGFWLVSEIGGLTKRETLQTWTALTTIISVTGLITVLILSTVLPLA is encoded by the coding sequence ATGGTTCCGATACCACTTCAGGCAGCTGTCGAGTTCGCGCACAGTCCACTACTAACTTTCATAATTGGGCTGATAATCGTAGTGGCCCTGCTGGTGTGGCTGGACCTCCCGGCGTTCATCGGGCTGATCATCTCGGCGTTCCTGGTCGGCGTCGTGAACACGATCTTCGTCGCCGACTTCACCGCGGCTGACGCCGGCAGTCAAGTCGCGACGGCGTTCGGGAACGGAATGGCGGGGATCGGCATCCCGATCCTCATGGCCGCGGTCATCGGCAAGGGGATGTTAGAGAGCGGCGCGGCCCAGCGGATCGTCCGCGGGTTCCAGAACGTCCTCGGCGAGGGCAACTCCGACGTGGCGCTTCTGGGGAGCAGTTCGGTGCTGGCGATTCCGGTGTTCTTCGACAGCGTGTTCTACCTGATGGCGCCGCTCGCGCGCTCCATGCGGGCGCGCGTCGGCCGTGACTACACGCTATTCATCGTCGTCGTCGGCGCGGGTGCCGCGACGACGCACGTGTTCGTCCCGCCCACGCCCGGCCCGCTCGCGGTCGCCGACCAGGTCGGCAGCAACCTGGGGACGACGATCCTCGTCGGACTGGCGGTCGCCATCCCGGCCGCGATCGTCTCCGGAATCGTCTACGGGCGCTGGATCAACAGCCGGCTGGACATCCCGCTGCGCGACACGATGGCGACCTCGACGGAGGAGCTCCAAGAGGTCGCGGACCGGTCGACCAGCGAGCTCCCGGGCGTCCTCGAGTCGCTGGCGCCGATCCTGCTGGCCGTCGTGCTGATCGCGTCGTCGACGGCCGTTAACACGTTCCAAGAAGTCGTTCCCGCGCTCGCCTCGCTCCAGCCGGTCACCGACTTCCTCGGGAACAAGAACGTCGCGCTGACGATCGCGGCGCTCGCGGCCGCGTACACGTTCTACCGCTACGAGGCGATGACGCAGAGCGAGTGGAGCGACGAGCTCACCGAGGCGCTGAGGAGCGGCGGGAACATCGCCGCTATCACGGCGGCCGGCGGGGCGTTCGGCGCGCTGCTCGCCGCCTCCGGCATCGGTGACTACCTGGCCGGCGCGCTCCAGGAAGTGGGGATCGGCCTGCTCGTCACGGCCTGGCTCATCGCCGCGATCGTCCGCATCGCCCAGGGGTCGGCCACCGCCGCGATGCTGACCGCCGCGGGGATCATGGCGCCGCTCACCGGCCAGCTGACCGTCCACCCGGCGTACCTGGTGATGGTCATCGGCGCCGGCGGGAACATCTTCTCGTGGTTCAACGACTCCGGCTTCTGGCTCGTCAGCGAGATCGGCGGGCTCACCAAGCGGGAGACGCTCCAGACGTGGACCGCCCTCACGACGATCATCTCGGTGACCGGGCTGATCACCGTGCTGATCTTGTCGACGGTCCTGCCGCTCGCCTGA
- a CDS encoding ABC transporter ATP-binding protein has product MTAIELRGVTKEFAEVTAVRDLDLTVEDGEVYGFLGPNGAGKSTTIDMLLDLVRPTAGTVRVLGADVATEGVEIRRRTGVLPDGFSVYDRLSGRNHVEFAVESKEADDDPDALLDRVGLADAADRSAGEYSKGMRQRLALAMALVGDPDLLILDEPSSGLDPAGAKEMREIVRTEAERGATVFFSSHILEQVDAVCDRVGILRDGELVAEDSVEGLREAVGGEETLEVAAAGADDDAVAAVRALDGVSGVTRDGDELVVDCASDAKTDVIATLEDAGVAVADFHTREASLEDLFLAYTEADAAEGDADAVASTSSEDEPAEGEVDR; this is encoded by the coding sequence ATGACCGCCATCGAGCTGCGGGGCGTGACCAAGGAGTTTGCCGAGGTCACGGCCGTTCGCGACCTCGATCTCACCGTCGAAGACGGCGAGGTGTACGGGTTCCTCGGGCCGAACGGCGCGGGTAAGTCCACGACGATCGACATGCTCTTAGACCTCGTCCGCCCGACCGCGGGGACGGTCCGCGTGCTCGGCGCCGACGTCGCGACTGAGGGGGTCGAGATTCGCCGCCGAACGGGCGTACTCCCCGACGGCTTCTCGGTGTACGACCGGCTCTCCGGTCGGAACCACGTCGAGTTCGCAGTCGAGTCGAAGGAGGCCGACGACGACCCGGACGCGCTCCTCGACCGCGTCGGCCTCGCCGACGCGGCCGACCGCTCCGCCGGCGAGTATTCGAAGGGGATGCGCCAGCGGCTCGCCCTCGCGATGGCGCTCGTCGGTGACCCCGACCTGCTGATCCTCGACGAGCCGTCGTCCGGCCTCGACCCGGCCGGCGCCAAGGAGATGCGCGAGATCGTCCGGACAGAGGCCGAGCGCGGCGCCACCGTCTTCTTCTCGTCGCACATCCTCGAACAGGTCGACGCCGTCTGCGACCGCGTCGGCATCCTCCGCGACGGCGAACTGGTCGCCGAGGACTCCGTCGAGGGGCTCCGCGAGGCCGTCGGCGGCGAGGAGACCCTGGAGGTCGCGGCCGCGGGCGCCGACGACGACGCGGTCGCGGCGGTCCGCGCGCTCGACGGCGTCTCCGGCGTCACCCGCGACGGCGACGAACTGGTGGTGGACTGCGCCAGCGACGCGAAGACGGACGTGATCGCCACCTTGGAGGACGCCGGCGTCGCGGTCGCCGACTTCCACACCCGCGAGGCCTCGCTGGAGGACCTCTTCTTGGCGTACACGGAGGCCGACGCGGCTGAGGGTGACGCCGATGCGGTCGCGTCCACGTCGAGCGAGGACGAACCGGCGGAAGGGGAGGTGGACCGATGA
- a CDS encoding DNA-methyltransferase: METAHDVFVGNSTSLSELDDNEVELVVTSPPYPMIEMWDDLFFSLNADIETSLDEGDGRRAFDLMHEELAETWDEVERVLVDGGIACINVGDATRKVDDSFRVYQNHARITERFDEMGFEPLPDILWRKPANSAAKFMGSGMMPPNAYATLEHEYLLVFRNGKQSREFPSGTDVRYESAYFWEERNEWFSDVWEDVRGTSQELTDADTELRDRSAAYPLEVPYRLINMYSVYGDTVLDPFWGTGTTSLAAMIAARNSVGYELQEKFTEVFDAEVADVAELAHATVSKRVRDHEEFVEQRLEDGKEFKYDAENYDFPVTTKQEKPLQLYTIDGVEQTESGYAVTHSPYNESESIDGDADGHGQATLGSQFR; encoded by the coding sequence ATGGAGACTGCCCACGACGTTTTCGTCGGGAACTCGACCTCGCTCTCGGAGTTAGACGACAACGAGGTCGAACTCGTCGTAACCTCCCCGCCGTATCCGATGATCGAGATGTGGGACGACCTCTTCTTCTCGCTGAACGCAGACATCGAAACGTCTCTCGACGAAGGCGACGGTCGGCGGGCCTTCGACCTGATGCACGAGGAGCTCGCCGAGACGTGGGACGAAGTCGAACGGGTCCTCGTTGACGGCGGGATCGCGTGTATCAACGTCGGCGACGCGACTCGGAAGGTGGACGACAGTTTCAGAGTCTACCAGAACCACGCGCGTATCACCGAGCGCTTCGACGAGATGGGGTTTGAACCCCTCCCGGACATCCTCTGGCGGAAACCCGCCAACTCGGCGGCGAAGTTCATGGGGTCGGGGATGATGCCACCGAACGCGTACGCGACCCTCGAACACGAGTACCTGCTCGTCTTCCGTAACGGGAAACAGAGCCGGGAGTTCCCGTCCGGGACCGACGTCCGATACGAGTCGGCGTACTTCTGGGAGGAGCGCAACGAGTGGTTCTCCGACGTCTGGGAAGACGTTCGGGGAACGTCACAGGAGCTAACGGACGCCGACACCGAGCTCAGGGACCGTTCGGCCGCGTACCCGCTGGAAGTCCCGTACAGGCTCATCAACATGTACAGCGTCTACGGAGACACAGTGCTCGACCCGTTCTGGGGGACCGGGACGACCTCGCTGGCGGCGATGATCGCCGCTCGGAACTCCGTCGGGTACGAGCTCCAAGAGAAGTTCACGGAGGTGTTCGACGCGGAGGTCGCCGACGTCGCGGAGCTCGCTCACGCCACGGTGTCGAAACGGGTTCGAGACCACGAGGAGTTCGTCGAGCAGCGCTTGGAAGACGGCAAGGAGTTCAAATACGACGCCGAAAACTACGACTTCCCGGTCACGACGAAACAGGAGAAACCCCTCCAACTCTATACGATCGACGGCGTCGAGCAGACGGAGAGCGGATACGCCGTGACGCACTCCCCGTACAACGAGTCCGAGTCGATCGACGGGGACGCAGACGGTCACGGACAGGCAACCCTTGGGAGTCAGTTCCGGTAA
- a CDS encoding DUF192 domain-containing protein: MNRRLVGVAAALALVGLLGAAVAATNPALLITGYDTTTVEAVDGETGETLATVEARVADGFVKQYVGLSATEALDDGEGMLFVHGESAERAYVMRDMAFPIDIVFADANGTVTRIHEAEPESRPFTRYEGTGRYVLEAPRGWSERHGVEPGDRLVIEGLDEE, translated from the coding sequence GTGAACCGCCGCCTCGTCGGGGTCGCGGCCGCGCTCGCGCTCGTCGGCCTCCTCGGAGCCGCCGTCGCCGCGACGAACCCGGCCCTCCTCATCACCGGCTACGACACGACCACGGTCGAGGCCGTCGACGGCGAGACGGGCGAGACGCTCGCGACCGTCGAAGCACGGGTCGCCGACGGGTTCGTGAAGCAGTACGTCGGCCTCTCCGCGACCGAAGCGCTCGACGACGGGGAGGGGATGCTGTTCGTCCACGGCGAGAGCGCCGAGCGCGCCTACGTGATGCGCGACATGGCGTTCCCCATCGACATCGTCTTCGCGGACGCGAACGGGACGGTCACCCGGATCCACGAGGCGGAACCGGAGTCGCGACCGTTCACGCGCTACGAGGGAACCGGGCGGTACGTCCTCGAAGCCCCGCGAGGGTGGAGCGAGCGCCACGGCGTCGAGCCGGGCGACCGGCTGGTGATCGAGGGCCTCGACGAGGAGTGA
- a CDS encoding SHOCT domain-containing protein has translation MTGLPGRVAWNLRHRWRRVFALCVVGAGVAAPLLTGLWWTLPLAWFFGLGILLPVLHTLTKPVPDDDPDEREDATGDPALDALRERYARGEIDETEFERRLDRLLETEDAETVADSADGDVADRVRAGVRREMERLRE, from the coding sequence ATGACCGGACTCCCCGGCCGGGTCGCGTGGAACCTCCGCCACCGCTGGCGGCGGGTGTTCGCGCTCTGCGTCGTCGGCGCCGGCGTCGCCGCCCCGCTCCTCACCGGCCTCTGGTGGACCCTCCCGCTCGCGTGGTTCTTCGGCCTCGGCATCCTCCTCCCCGTCCTCCACACCCTGACGAAGCCCGTCCCGGACGACGACCCCGACGAGCGCGAGGACGCGACCGGCGACCCCGCGCTCGACGCCCTCCGCGAGCGGTACGCGCGCGGCGAGATCGACGAGACGGAGTTCGAGCGCAGGCTCGACCGCCTGCTGGAGACCGAAGACGCCGAGACGGTCGCCGACTCGGCCGACGGCGACGTCGCCGACCGCGTCCGCGCGGGGGTCCGACGCGAGATGGAGCGGCTCCGAGAGTGA
- a CDS encoding ABC transporter ATP-binding protein translates to MATLELDSITKTFQDGDEEIVAVDDVSMSIDDGEFLVVVGPSGCGKSTTLRMVAGLETITAGTLSIDDRVVNDVKSQDRDIAMVFQSYALYPHMSVRQNMSFGLEESTDLPDDEINRMVSETGEMLGISDLLDRKPSDLSGGQQQRVALGRAIVRDPEVFLMDEPLSNLDAKLRAEMRTELQRLQNDLGVTTVYVTHDQTEAMTMGDRIAILDGGELQQVATPLECYHEPSNQFVASFLGEPSMNFFDVTLEGDRLVGDAFDYPIREDVRADLGDATDLVLGIRPEAVELVDEAGDHEFETTVDVVEPMGDENTVYLHFDPDADPETASALVATIDGFNRVSEGDTVTARIPEDAIHLFDRSTGEALHNRSMEDAADQVDL, encoded by the coding sequence ATGGCAACGCTTGAACTCGACTCGATAACGAAGACGTTCCAGGACGGAGACGAGGAGATCGTCGCGGTCGACGACGTCTCGATGTCGATCGACGACGGCGAGTTCCTCGTCGTCGTCGGTCCGTCCGGCTGCGGGAAGTCCACGACGCTCCGGATGGTCGCGGGCTTGGAGACGATCACCGCCGGCACGCTCAGCATCGACGACCGCGTCGTCAACGACGTGAAATCGCAGGACCGAGACATCGCGATGGTGTTCCAGTCGTACGCGCTCTACCCGCACATGAGCGTCCGACAGAACATGTCGTTCGGGCTCGAGGAGTCGACGGACCTCCCGGACGACGAGATCAACCGGATGGTCTCGGAGACGGGCGAGATGCTCGGCATCTCGGACCTGCTCGACCGGAAGCCGAGCGACCTCTCCGGCGGCCAACAGCAGCGCGTCGCCCTCGGCCGCGCCATCGTGCGCGACCCCGAGGTGTTCCTGATGGACGAGCCGCTCTCGAACCTCGACGCGAAGCTCCGCGCGGAGATGCGCACCGAGCTCCAGCGGCTCCAGAACGACCTCGGCGTGACGACGGTGTACGTCACCCACGACCAGACGGAGGCGATGACGATGGGCGACCGGATCGCCATCCTCGACGGCGGCGAGCTCCAGCAGGTCGCGACGCCGCTGGAGTGTTACCACGAGCCGTCGAACCAGTTCGTCGCGAGCTTCCTCGGCGAGCCGTCGATGAACTTCTTCGACGTGACGCTGGAGGGCGACCGCCTCGTCGGCGACGCCTTCGACTACCCGATCCGCGAGGACGTCCGGGCGGACCTCGGCGACGCGACCGACCTCGTCCTCGGGATCCGCCCCGAGGCCGTCGAGCTCGTCGACGAGGCCGGCGACCACGAGTTCGAGACCACCGTCGACGTCGTCGAGCCGATGGGCGACGAGAACACGGTGTACCTCCACTTCGACCCGGACGCCGACCCCGAGACCGCGTCGGCGCTCGTCGCGACGATCGACGGGTTCAACCGGGTTAGCGAGGGCGACACGGTGACCGCGCGGATCCCGGAGGACGCGATCCACCTCTTCGACCGGAGCACGGGCGAGGCGCTCCACAACCGGTCGATGGAGGACGCGGCGGACCAGGTCGACCTCTGA
- a CDS encoding carbohydrate ABC transporter permease, whose protein sequence is MSDTEPRTDGGATTIARMRRNLDRMTAEDAGLYVVLIFAAVFYLVPIESGLVTSFKTGTAIIETAPFAPPGPSGFTFEKWQTAIDALLRGMGNSLLYAVPATVISAVVGSVTAYGLTIPTWKKSYKAVVLMLIIAGIFIPYQAVLVPLTQFWSQWAQLDQVLSFVWALGVSNDYAGIVELVITHVAYGIPICTLLFRTYYKTMSDEMIESARLDGATLRRVYRRIVLPLSGPMFAVVLIYQFTQIWNDLLFTLVLVSTESSPAAPVVLILAGLGTSLEGQDFALRMAGAFFAALPTLAVYIFFGEEFAEGVAA, encoded by the coding sequence ATGAGCGACACAGAACCTCGAACCGACGGCGGCGCGACGACGATAGCCCGGATGCGCCGAAACCTCGACCGGATGACGGCCGAGGACGCCGGCCTGTACGTCGTCCTGATCTTCGCGGCGGTGTTCTACCTCGTTCCGATCGAGTCCGGGCTGGTGACGTCGTTCAAGACCGGAACCGCGATCATCGAGACGGCGCCGTTCGCCCCGCCGGGACCGTCCGGATTCACCTTCGAGAAGTGGCAGACGGCGATCGACGCGCTGCTTCGCGGGATGGGGAACAGCCTGCTGTACGCCGTGCCCGCGACGGTCATCTCGGCGGTCGTCGGGAGCGTCACGGCGTACGGGCTGACGATCCCGACCTGGAAGAAGTCGTACAAGGCGGTGGTGCTAATGTTGATCATCGCCGGGATCTTCATCCCGTATCAGGCCGTGCTGGTGCCGCTGACCCAGTTCTGGTCGCAGTGGGCCCAGCTCGATCAGGTGTTGTCGTTCGTCTGGGCGCTCGGCGTCTCGAACGACTACGCCGGCATCGTCGAGCTGGTGATCACCCACGTCGCCTACGGGATCCCGATCTGTACGCTCCTGTTCCGGACGTACTACAAGACGATGAGCGACGAGATGATCGAGTCGGCCCGCCTCGACGGGGCGACGCTCCGCCGGGTGTACCGCCGGATCGTCCTCCCGCTGTCGGGACCGATGTTCGCGGTCGTCCTCATCTATCAGTTCACCCAGATCTGGAACGACCTCCTGTTCACGCTGGTGCTCGTCTCGACGGAGTCGAGCCCCGCGGCGCCCGTCGTGTTGATCCTCGCGGGCCTCGGGACCTCGCTGGAGGGGCAGGACTTCGCGCTCCGGATGGCCGGGGCGTTCTTCGCGGCGCTGCCGACGCTGGCGGTGTACATCTTCTTCGGCGAGGAGTTCGCCGAGGGGGTGGCGGCGTGA
- a CDS encoding carbohydrate ABC transporter permease — MHRTIRPSSGDDADEVRADGGVVSDGPAADQPTEPDRDATTRLKAALDRRFGSDFMESSVFWLPPFLLMGLFVYGAVIWNLLISLTDYERFENAPDYSDLDFEMYTRALADSGFIDAAVNTLILLVLFTAGTLVVGLLLAILIDRGIRFENSFRTIYLLPMSLSFVVTAQFWLWIYNYNNGIANSVIGTFGLGPVSWLGNQDIVLYAIIFALMWQFSGYAMVVYLAGLRAIPREHYEAAKVDGASTLKMYWRVIIPQLKGATISAAVVLMVFGMKAFDFLYSLVGGYRPPNGADILATKMVREAYANLNWAYGSAIAIVLFAMALGVIGPYLVYEYRRDNL, encoded by the coding sequence TTGCACCGAACGATCAGGCCCTCCTCGGGGGACGACGCGGACGAGGTCCGCGCCGACGGGGGCGTCGTGAGCGACGGCCCCGCCGCCGACCAGCCGACGGAGCCGGACCGGGACGCGACGACGCGCCTCAAGGCGGCCCTGGACCGGCGGTTCGGGAGCGACTTCATGGAGTCGTCGGTGTTCTGGCTCCCGCCGTTCCTGCTGATGGGCCTGTTCGTCTACGGTGCGGTCATCTGGAACCTCCTCATCTCGCTGACCGACTACGAGCGCTTCGAGAACGCCCCGGACTACTCGGACCTCGACTTCGAGATGTACACCCGGGCGCTCGCGGACTCCGGGTTCATCGACGCCGCGGTCAACACGCTCATCCTTCTGGTCCTGTTCACGGCGGGAACGCTCGTCGTGGGCCTCCTCTTGGCGATCCTGATCGACAGGGGGATCCGGTTCGAGAACTCGTTCCGGACGATCTACCTCCTGCCGATGAGCCTCTCGTTCGTGGTCACCGCCCAGTTCTGGCTGTGGATATACAACTACAACAACGGGATCGCCAACAGCGTCATCGGGACGTTCGGCCTCGGGCCGGTGAGCTGGCTCGGCAATCAGGACATCGTCCTCTACGCGATCATCTTCGCGTTGATGTGGCAGTTCTCGGGGTACGCGATGGTCGTGTACCTCGCCGGCCTGCGCGCGATTCCGCGGGAGCACTACGAGGCCGCCAAGGTCGACGGCGCGTCGACACTGAAGATGTACTGGCGCGTGATCATTCCCCAGCTGAAGGGCGCGACCATCAGCGCGGCCGTCGTGCTGATGGTGTTCGGCATGAAGGCGTTCGACTTCCTCTACTCGCTCGTGGGGGGGTACCGACCGCCGAACGGCGCCGACATCCTCGCGACGAAGATGGTGCGCGAGGCGTACGCGAACCTCAACTGGGCGTACGGGTCGGCGATCGCGATCGTCCTGTTCGCGATGGCGCTCGGCGTCATCGGCCCGTACCTCGTCTACGAGTACCGGAGGGATAACCTATGA
- a CDS encoding ABC transporter substrate-binding protein — protein sequence MGIAGCSGGGDGGDGGDGSDGGDGGDGGSGDPVEALHGWTGGDGAAAAEALEEAFNEAHPDTGLNMNAIGGGGNQNLDAVVANRLQSDDPPGSFAGWPGPNLQRYEGVLGSVDDVWEENGFEDAMVDEAVELHQQGGSYRAVPLGSHRLNCLFYNVSVVEDAGIDVDSLNSPSALIDAFDTVASETDAVPMTHAMSGTWTTTQLWGAVMLGENGYQPYMDFLAGDGDEEAVRTAFETTAEMLENYISDDAASLNLTSSNTNIINGDAAFIHQGNWAAGAFRNAEDFEYEDDWGFKTFPGTEGMYTLHFDSFIYPANNPTPEASKTWEAFVGSPEAQIAFNQYKGSIPTRTDVSMEEFGPYLQETAEDFANAEYRPPNLQHGLGVPSETMTALNEVISSEFTGPYNVDAATTGFLDAVSN from the coding sequence GTGGGGATCGCCGGCTGTTCCGGCGGTGGCGACGGTGGCGACGGCGGAGACGGCAGCGACGGCGGCGACGGCGGCGACGGCGGCAGCGGAGATCCGGTCGAAGCGCTACACGGCTGGACCGGCGGCGACGGCGCCGCGGCGGCCGAAGCGTTAGAGGAGGCGTTCAACGAGGCGCATCCCGACACCGGCCTCAACATGAACGCCATCGGCGGCGGCGGCAACCAGAACCTCGACGCCGTGGTCGCGAACCGCCTCCAGAGCGACGACCCGCCGGGGTCGTTCGCCGGGTGGCCCGGTCCGAACCTCCAGCGCTACGAGGGCGTCCTCGGCAGCGTCGACGACGTCTGGGAGGAGAACGGCTTCGAGGACGCGATGGTCGACGAGGCCGTCGAACTCCACCAGCAGGGCGGTAGCTACCGCGCCGTCCCGCTCGGCTCTCACCGACTGAACTGCCTGTTCTACAACGTCTCCGTCGTCGAGGACGCCGGGATCGACGTCGACTCGCTGAACAGTCCCTCGGCGCTCATCGACGCCTTCGACACGGTCGCCAGCGAGACGGACGCGGTTCCGATGACCCACGCGATGTCCGGCACCTGGACCACGACCCAGCTGTGGGGCGCCGTGATGCTCGGCGAGAACGGCTACCAGCCGTACATGGACTTCCTCGCCGGCGACGGCGACGAGGAGGCCGTTCGCACCGCGTTCGAGACGACCGCGGAGATGCTGGAGAACTACATCAGCGACGACGCGGCCTCGCTCAACCTGACCTCGTCGAACACGAACATCATCAACGGCGACGCCGCCTTCATCCACCAGGGTAACTGGGCGGCGGGCGCCTTCCGGAACGCCGAGGACTTCGAGTACGAGGACGACTGGGGCTTCAAGACGTTCCCCGGCACGGAGGGGATGTACACGCTCCACTTCGACTCGTTCATCTACCCGGCGAACAACCCGACGCCCGAGGCCTCGAAGACCTGGGAGGCGTTCGTCGGCAGCCCCGAAGCGCAGATCGCCTTCAACCAGTACAAGGGCTCGATCCCGACCCGCACCGACGTGAGCATGGAGGAGTTCGGTCCGTACCTCCAGGAGACGGCCGAGGACTTCGCCAACGCGGAGTACCGGCCGCCGAACCTCCAGCACGGGCTCGGCGTCCCCTCCGAGACGATGACGGCGCTCAACGAGGTCATCTCCTCGGAGTTCACCGGCCCGTACAACGTCGACGCGGCGACGACGGGCTTCCTGGACGCGGTGTCGAACTGA